From a region of the Seleniivibrio woodruffii genome:
- a CDS encoding CsgG/HfaB family protein yields MSYQISPADAERIEIPNVCRASYKIEMPRVAVVEFANNTTYGEMTATNTNIDTKGTRKSVSAGAVGVVAAPGAAGIGYVGANRTDVQVNTQIDTFQRQFSSKVGEYAQSAVENTISKMGGTQMFDRKKLDKILSEQKFQMTMADPATAVKLGKMAGVQYIITGSVDNIATKYIEKIDNNNNVGGGLGAALSIGTALANTQTGWNVNVEMTVQLLDVESGQIIISQKATGREVAGTARNFNPEMALTAAKKALGEAVDDIRPLFSEKFAQKGYIQQLRGNKKVALVNIGSEKGIQSGQKLEVFDFLEIVDPMTNASSCNMSVIPVDITVSDQVQPGQSWVLIDGKPEVTARLKVGSIIQRKKLEGQSVFKKMF; encoded by the coding sequence ATGTCTTACCAGATATCACCTGCGGACGCAGAGAGGATCGAGATTCCCAATGTCTGCAGAGCATCCTATAAAATCGAAATGCCCAGAGTGGCAGTTGTCGAATTTGCCAACAACACAACATACGGCGAAATGACGGCTACAAACACAAACATCGATACCAAGGGCACAAGAAAATCAGTTTCGGCAGGAGCTGTCGGAGTTGTGGCGGCACCCGGAGCAGCGGGAATAGGCTATGTGGGGGCTAACCGTACTGATGTTCAGGTTAACACCCAGATAGACACCTTCCAGCGTCAGTTTTCATCAAAAGTGGGTGAGTATGCCCAGTCGGCTGTGGAAAACACAATTTCCAAAATGGGCGGCACACAGATGTTTGACCGCAAAAAACTGGACAAAATACTCTCCGAACAGAAATTTCAGATGACAATGGCCGACCCCGCCACAGCAGTTAAGCTGGGCAAAATGGCCGGAGTTCAGTACATCATCACCGGTTCGGTGGACAACATCGCAACCAAATACATTGAAAAAATAGACAACAACAATAACGTGGGCGGCGGCCTCGGTGCGGCGCTTTCAATCGGAACGGCTCTGGCAAACACCCAGACAGGCTGGAACGTCAACGTTGAAATGACCGTTCAGCTGCTCGATGTTGAGAGCGGACAGATAATAATCTCCCAGAAAGCCACCGGAAGAGAAGTTGCGGGCACAGCCAGAAACTTTAACCCCGAAATGGCGCTCACAGCCGCAAAAAAGGCACTTGGTGAGGCTGTGGACGATATTCGCCCTCTGTTTTCCGAAAAGTTCGCACAGAAAGGCTATATTCAGCAGCTGAGAGGCAATAAAAAGGTAGCTCTGGTTAACATCGGCTCCGAAAAAGGCATCCAGTCTGGCCAGAAGCTCGAAGTTTTCGATTTCCTTGAAATAGTTGACCCCATGACAAACGCATCCTCATGCAACATGTCCGTTATCCCTGTTGACATAACTGTGTCTGATCAGGTTCAGCCCGGACAAAGCTGGGTGCTTATAGACGGCAAGCCCGAAGTTACCGCCAGACTTAAAGTCGGCAGTATCATCCAGCGCAAAAAGCTGGAAGGGCAGAGTGTGTTTAAGAAAATGTTCTGA
- a CDS encoding uracil-DNA glycosylase, with protein MALFDKNPIKEVYGISEIIAEGCEAVSDPFEALRAETMACTKCPLHSTRKNVVFGVGNTQAELMFVGEGPGADEDEKGEPFVGRAGQLLTKMIEAMGLSREKVYIANIVKCRPPENRNPFENESMTCIPFLYRQIEYIKPKIIICLGSVAAQNLLRTNVGITKLRGQFVDLNGIKVMPTYHPAYLLRNPNMKKPCWEDLQIVMKEMGLK; from the coding sequence ATGGCTCTGTTTGATAAAAATCCCATCAAAGAGGTTTACGGTATCTCTGAAATAATCGCCGAAGGCTGTGAGGCTGTCAGCGATCCTTTCGAGGCTCTGCGTGCGGAAACCATGGCATGCACGAAATGCCCTCTGCACTCCACCCGTAAAAACGTTGTTTTCGGTGTCGGCAACACACAGGCCGAGCTGATGTTCGTGGGTGAAGGCCCCGGAGCGGACGAGGATGAGAAGGGCGAGCCCTTTGTCGGACGTGCCGGACAGCTCCTAACAAAAATGATAGAGGCAATGGGGCTTTCCAGAGAGAAGGTCTACATCGCCAACATAGTTAAATGCAGACCGCCTGAAAACAGAAACCCTTTCGAAAACGAGTCTATGACCTGTATTCCGTTCCTTTACCGACAGATCGAATATATCAAACCGAAAATCATCATCTGTCTCGGCAGTGTCGCCGCACAGAATCTGCTCAGAACAAATGTGGGAATTACCAAACTCAGAGGCCAGTTTGTCGACCTGAACGGAATAAAGGTGATGCCGACATACCATCCAGCCTACCTTTTGCGCAATCCTAATATGAAAAAGCCCTGTTGGGAAGATCTTCAGATTGTAATGAAAGAGATGGGATTAAAGTAA
- the coaBC gene encoding bifunctional phosphopantothenoylcysteine decarboxylase/phosphopantothenate--cysteine ligase CoaBC — MSKKILLGVTGGIACYKSVHLCRLMVKAGCDVRVIMTPAACSFVTPLTFQAITGNRVYTNEFEAGVEPEMIEHVHLAGWADDFIIAPATANIIAKIAHGIADDLLTSTVLPYKKPIRIAPSMNLDMYANPVTQKNLSLLASLGHDLIDPNTGEMACRTEGKGRMAEPEEIFDYVFCAEKPLAGLKVLVTAGATSEPIDPVRFISNRSSGKMGVAAARKAQSLGAEVTLVAGSVSVNLDGLNVVKVQTALEMLEAVKKEIESTDILVMAAAVADFRIAEYSDTKIKKTDENEMTIRLVKNPDILKEIAPLKKAGQVFAGFAAESDNLAANARKKLNEKNLDMIAANDISRSDIGFGTDENELTVFFRDREAVNTGKVPKEKAAETILLLAKEVHGKKNGSV; from the coding sequence ATGTCTAAAAAGATCCTTCTGGGAGTAACGGGCGGGATCGCCTGTTACAAATCCGTTCATCTTTGCAGACTGATGGTTAAAGCGGGGTGTGATGTAAGAGTCATCATGACCCCCGCAGCATGCAGTTTCGTTACCCCGCTGACATTTCAGGCTATCACGGGAAACCGTGTTTATACCAATGAGTTTGAGGCGGGTGTCGAACCGGAGATGATCGAACACGTTCATCTTGCGGGCTGGGCGGATGATTTTATCATCGCCCCCGCCACAGCGAACATCATCGCCAAAATAGCACACGGAATAGCAGACGATCTGCTCACCTCCACAGTGCTCCCCTATAAAAAACCTATCCGCATTGCACCGTCCATGAACTTGGACATGTATGCGAACCCTGTCACACAGAAAAATCTTTCTCTGCTGGCCTCTCTGGGGCATGACCTCATCGATCCTAACACGGGCGAGATGGCGTGCAGAACAGAGGGCAAAGGCCGCATGGCCGAGCCGGAGGAGATTTTCGACTACGTTTTCTGTGCAGAAAAGCCCCTTGCAGGGCTTAAGGTGCTTGTGACAGCGGGCGCAACTTCCGAACCCATCGACCCTGTCCGGTTCATCAGCAACCGCTCAAGCGGAAAAATGGGCGTGGCTGCGGCCAGAAAGGCGCAGAGCCTCGGCGCAGAGGTAACTCTGGTTGCGGGTTCTGTCAGCGTAAACCTTGACGGGCTTAATGTCGTTAAGGTTCAGACAGCCCTTGAGATGCTTGAAGCCGTTAAAAAAGAGATTGAAAGTACCGATATTCTGGTGATGGCGGCGGCGGTTGCCGACTTCCGCATTGCAGAATATTCGGACACCAAGATAAAAAAGACCGATGAGAATGAAATGACCATCAGACTGGTCAAAAATCCCGATATCCTCAAAGAGATAGCTCCGCTGAAAAAGGCAGGGCAGGTTTTTGCGGGGTTTGCTGCAGAATCTGACAATCTGGCGGCCAATGCCCGGAAGAAGCTCAATGAGAAGAATCTGGACATGATAGCCGCAAACGACATCTCAAGGTCTGACATAGGTTTCGGAACAGACGAGAACGAGCTCACCGTGTTTTTCAGAGACAGAGAGGCGGTGAACACCGGAAAAGTGCCAAAAGAGAAGGCGGCGGAGACCATCCTGCTGCTTGCCAAAGAGGTACACGGGAAGAAGAATGGCTCTGTTTGA
- the rpoZ gene encoding DNA-directed RNA polymerase subunit omega — translation MPLLDIEQIISKPTLRSRFKLVHVAGLRARELNTPKEDTLSRKSDEYSKNTTNALNELITGKIDFDEQDV, via the coding sequence TTGCCTTTACTTGACATTGAACAAATCATTTCCAAGCCCACTCTGAGAAGCCGCTTCAAGCTGGTGCACGTTGCCGGACTCCGCGCACGCGAGCTGAACACTCCCAAAGAGGACACGCTCAGCAGAAAGTCTGACGAGTACAGCAAGAACACCACAAACGCCCTGAACGAGCTTATCACAGGCAAGATAGATTTTGACGAGCAAGATGTCTAA
- the gmk gene encoding guanylate kinase, with protein MKQRKGKLFVVSAPSGAGKTTLCSRLLGNFGTVGYSVSFTTRKPRHDETDTEDYYFISVEEFEAMIERGEFLEWAKVHNNYYGTSRKTVEDILATGKDVLLDIDPKGARQLKNSLDYGIYIFITAPSMEDLKTRLINRRTESEEIMNIRLTNALEEVQHIHEYDYLIVNKEINRAYNDLEAIYIAEHLRAADVEKIEDIMDLN; from the coding sequence ATGAAACAGCGTAAAGGAAAACTTTTTGTGGTCAGCGCACCCAGCGGTGCGGGAAAAACCACTCTTTGCAGCCGTCTGCTGGGAAACTTCGGCACAGTAGGCTATTCCGTGTCATTCACCACCCGCAAGCCCAGACACGACGAAACCGACACAGAGGATTATTACTTTATCTCCGTTGAGGAGTTTGAGGCGATGATTGAGCGTGGGGAGTTTCTGGAGTGGGCGAAGGTGCACAACAACTATTACGGAACAAGCCGCAAAACTGTTGAGGACATTCTGGCCACAGGCAAAGACGTTCTGCTGGACATCGACCCCAAAGGCGCAAGACAGCTTAAAAACTCTCTGGACTACGGAATTTACATCTTCATAACTGCGCCCAGCATGGAAGACCTGAAAACAAGGCTCATAAACCGCCGCACAGAGAGCGAAGAGATAATGAATATCCGCCTGACCAATGCCCTGGAAGAGGTTCAGCATATTCATGAATACGACTATCTGATAGTCAACAAAGAGATAAACAGGGCATACAACGATCTGGAAGCAATATACATCGCCGAGCATCTGCGTGCGGCCGATGTTGAGAAAATAGAAGATATTATGGATCTGAACTGA
- a CDS encoding YicC/YloC family endoribonuclease, producing MTAKSMTGYGKIITGNELCDIKVEMKSVNSRYFDCNVRMPRLFNFMEMSLKNVLKDILVRGKVDVNIDLKLKKQQYRPVLRQDAVESYLNVLTELKEKFGVHGKISLEHLLNFNDILETEETDDLGQRLSEFVIECIKKCAAELDEMRTLEGKNLADDIKSRLDTISGIAADIDKNREGVYEYWREKFAKRMADFGVDAEEKIVQEAAVMAEKADISEEITRIASHGEQFRRIIDTEHENGKKLDFMCQELNREFNTIGSKSGKTAIINNVVQAKSEIEKIREQVQNLV from the coding sequence ATGACCGCCAAAAGCATGACCGGCTACGGTAAAATTATAACAGGAAACGAGCTCTGCGATATCAAAGTGGAGATGAAGTCTGTCAACAGCAGATATTTCGACTGCAACGTAAGGATGCCCAGACTCTTCAACTTTATGGAGATGTCGCTGAAAAACGTCCTTAAGGATATTCTTGTGCGTGGAAAGGTTGATGTCAATATTGACCTGAAACTCAAAAAACAGCAATACAGGCCTGTGCTTCGTCAGGACGCTGTGGAGAGCTATCTCAACGTGCTGACAGAGCTGAAGGAAAAATTCGGCGTGCATGGAAAGATAAGCCTTGAACACCTGCTCAACTTTAACGATATTTTAGAGACGGAAGAGACCGACGACCTCGGCCAGAGGCTTTCGGAATTCGTTATCGAATGCATAAAAAAATGCGCCGCAGAACTGGACGAAATGCGCACTCTGGAAGGCAAAAACCTTGCGGACGACATCAAATCCCGTCTGGACACCATCTCCGGAATAGCCGCCGACATAGACAAGAATCGTGAGGGTGTCTATGAATACTGGCGTGAGAAATTCGCAAAACGCATGGCAGATTTCGGCGTGGATGCGGAAGAGAAGATAGTTCAGGAAGCGGCTGTCATGGCGGAAAAAGCGGACATCTCAGAAGAGATAACCCGTATCGCCTCACACGGCGAGCAGTTCCGCAGAATCATCGACACAGAGCACGAAAACGGCAAGAAGCTGGACTTCATGTGTCAGGAGCTCAACCGTGAGTTCAACACCATCGGTTCAAAGAGCGGAAAGACAGCAATCATAAATAATGTTGTTCAGGCGAAAAGCGAGATTGAAAAAATCCGTGAACAGGTGCAGAATCTGGTATGA
- a CDS encoding slipin family protein encodes MFQLPLVLLVLIVMLLINSVKILREYERGVIFRLGRYTGVRGPGLIILVPVLEKMVKVNLRTFVMDVPPQDVITKDNVSVKVNAVVYFRVMEPSKAVLEVEDFYYATSQLAQTTLRSILGQFELDEMLSNREKINHDLQDVLDSQTDPWGVKISAVEMKHVDLPTEMQRAMAKQAEAERERRAKIINADGEMQSAQKLHEASEIMAQNPLTIQIRYLQTLNQIANDKTNTIVFPMSLDNITNLFKK; translated from the coding sequence ATGTTTCAGCTTCCTTTAGTGCTTCTGGTGCTGATTGTGATGCTTCTGATCAATTCAGTCAAAATTCTCAGGGAGTACGAGCGCGGAGTTATCTTCCGTCTGGGACGCTACACAGGCGTCAGAGGACCCGGACTCATCATCCTGGTTCCCGTTCTGGAAAAGATGGTTAAGGTGAACCTGCGTACATTCGTTATGGATGTCCCCCCGCAGGATGTCATCACAAAGGACAACGTTTCGGTCAAAGTTAATGCGGTTGTTTATTTCCGTGTTATGGAGCCGAGCAAGGCAGTGCTTGAGGTCGAGGATTTCTACTACGCCACAAGCCAGCTCGCCCAGACCACGCTGAGAAGTATTCTCGGTCAGTTCGAGCTTGACGAAATGCTCTCCAACAGAGAGAAGATAAACCACGACCTGCAGGATGTTCTGGACAGCCAGACCGATCCCTGGGGTGTTAAAATCTCCGCCGTTGAGATGAAACACGTCGACCTGCCCACGGAAATGCAGAGGGCGATGGCAAAACAGGCAGAGGCGGAAAGAGAAAGAAGAGCGAAGATAATCAACGCCGACGGCGAGATGCAGTCCGCACAGAAACTGCACGAGGCCAGCGAGATTATGGCTCAGAACCCGCTGACAATCCAGATCCGCTACCTGCAAACCCTTAACCAGATAGCAAACGACAAAACCAACACGATAGTTTTCCCCATGTCTCTGGACAATATAACTAATCTGTTTAAGAAGTAG
- a CDS encoding ATP-binding protein: MRKTLIALVLVFLTSLTSAYALDIRVGIYQNHPLIFKNDKGKIEGFCYDILTEIAKKEGWNLKYDFDTWANVYDKLKKGEVDMVVPVGFNLDRTEHILFNNESLTSNWGQISARKGVKLESILDLEGKTIAVLKDDIYFTSENGIKQLAKKFGIDIEYLMFDDYEDAMQAVKDGKADGCLSNRFYTMANGEKYNLQRTPILVNPIEVRFGISKFTPMRAQIISTLDRNLFDMKHSEGSVYQESYEKWLAFATRSGFMADTRVVFAVLLIPILFIISVVLILRAEVNRKTREITKKNIELQQEIEERISMEERLKENEEKYSTLFSTSYNPIAIITEDGALSDVNGEMVAQFGYDRDELLQMYLEMLVVKEHIPRVEEILNKMNKTKKWSFELDFVKSWGDVFNAEISASRLETGGRTFIQLVIMDVTSRKKASELLNRRQEYLEKKVDQEVQKRRQNERLMMQQSKMAAMGQMMSAIAHQWRQPLNTIAIFVQDFEDSFKHGELDEAYVQDLVQQSMKQINFMSKTIDDFKNFFKPDKDEVIFEVCRETANSTSLLGVQLTRNGIDLVIEFNGVKYTYTDIESLEAEIGAHIYVRGFPNEYKQVLLNLVQNARDAVMDRMDADPSVKGVIEVSVRERDGQATISVTDNGCGIPKDVADRIFEPYFTTKEEGKGTGVGLYMSKIIIEQNMRGRLFFESLNEGTRFIVELRSQPNPQEML; this comes from the coding sequence TTGCGTAAAACCCTAATAGCTCTTGTTCTAGTTTTTCTAACTTCCCTGACCTCTGCATACGCTCTTGATATTCGTGTCGGTATTTATCAAAACCACCCCCTGATATTCAAAAATGATAAAGGAAAAATCGAAGGTTTCTGCTACGACATACTCACAGAAATAGCTAAAAAAGAGGGCTGGAACCTCAAATATGACTTTGACACCTGGGCAAACGTTTACGACAAGCTGAAAAAGGGCGAAGTGGACATGGTTGTTCCCGTGGGGTTCAATCTGGACAGGACAGAGCATATTCTATTCAACAACGAATCGCTCACAAGCAACTGGGGACAGATATCCGCCAGAAAAGGCGTTAAGCTGGAATCCATTCTTGATCTGGAAGGCAAAACCATTGCCGTTCTGAAAGACGACATCTATTTCACAAGTGAAAACGGAATAAAGCAGCTGGCAAAGAAATTCGGAATAGACATTGAATATCTGATGTTCGATGACTACGAAGATGCGATGCAGGCTGTGAAGGACGGAAAGGCCGACGGATGCCTCTCCAACCGTTTTTATACCATGGCAAACGGCGAAAAATACAACCTTCAGCGCACCCCAATTCTGGTAAACCCCATAGAGGTTCGGTTCGGAATATCCAAGTTCACCCCGATGCGTGCCCAGATAATAAGTACACTGGACAGAAACCTGTTCGACATGAAGCACTCCGAAGGTTCAGTCTATCAGGAGAGCTATGAAAAATGGCTCGCATTTGCCACCCGCTCCGGTTTCATGGCAGACACAAGAGTGGTTTTCGCTGTTCTGCTCATCCCTATTCTGTTCATAATCTCCGTTGTGCTCATCCTCCGTGCGGAGGTAAACCGCAAGACCCGTGAGATAACCAAAAAGAACATAGAGCTTCAGCAGGAGATAGAGGAACGGATAAGCATGGAGGAGCGGCTGAAGGAGAACGAGGAGAAATACAGCACCCTGTTCAGCACTTCATACAACCCCATTGCAATAATAACCGAGGACGGTGCACTGAGCGACGTTAACGGCGAGATGGTGGCGCAGTTCGGCTACGACCGAGATGAGCTTTTGCAGATGTATCTGGAAATGCTTGTGGTAAAAGAACATATCCCCAGAGTCGAAGAGATTCTGAACAAGATGAATAAAACCAAAAAGTGGTCGTTTGAGCTGGATTTTGTGAAATCATGGGGCGATGTTTTCAACGCAGAGATATCCGCAAGCAGGCTTGAGACGGGCGGACGCACCTTCATTCAGCTTGTTATCATGGACGTGACCTCACGCAAAAAGGCAAGCGAACTGCTCAACCGCAGGCAGGAATACCTTGAGAAAAAGGTCGATCAGGAGGTTCAGAAGCGTCGTCAGAACGAAAGACTGATGATGCAGCAGTCGAAAATGGCCGCCATGGGCCAGATGATGAGCGCAATAGCCCACCAGTGGCGTCAGCCGCTGAACACCATAGCTATTTTTGTTCAGGACTTTGAAGACTCGTTCAAGCACGGTGAGCTGGACGAGGCATACGTTCAGGATCTGGTTCAGCAGTCCATGAAGCAGATTAACTTCATGTCCAAGACAATCGACGATTTTAAAAACTTCTTCAAGCCGGACAAGGACGAGGTTATATTCGAGGTTTGCAGGGAGACTGCGAACTCAACCTCCCTTCTGGGCGTTCAGCTCACGAGGAACGGAATAGACCTTGTGATAGAGTTCAACGGAGTCAAATATACCTACACCGATATAGAGTCTCTCGAAGCCGAGATAGGCGCACACATTTATGTCCGTGGTTTCCCCAACGAGTATAAGCAGGTGCTTCTGAACCTTGTTCAGAACGCCAGAGACGCTGTCATGGACAGGATGGATGCCGACCCGTCTGTTAAGGGGGTTATTGAGGTCAGCGTGCGGGAGCGTGACGGACAGGCGACCATATCGGTCACCGACAACGGATGCGGGATACCCAAAGACGTTGCCGACAGGATCTTCGAACCCTATTTCACCACCAAGGAGGAGGGAAAGGGAACGGGAGTCGGTCTGTACATGTCAAAGATAATCATTGAGCAGAACATGCGCGGCAGGCTGTTCTTTGAGTCGCTCAACGAAGGAACAAGATTCATCGTGGAGCTGAGAAGCCAGCCGAATCCTCAGGAGATGCTGTAA
- a CDS encoding DUF445 family protein gives MSLSQTLNFLLTPLAMGLVGYGTNWLAIKMLFRPHRASVLSFGWQGVIPKNRAKLAREIGHLVGDKLLRKDDIREAFFNRSVQERMERAVEHEMIAFLEKDYGTLADIIAKTGYQPETVISAALRTLNAGGMLDRMFDAAADDILRSVYGYKLSGLQDYKDGLKTAIDSFLSSQKLQEETGNAVSAYINNFVLSGKSLADIVPQTMTDRIPAFSKFVTDKILDSLETAFDDPEVREKTAVKLIEMKNNHFSEGTVDQMKLGFLNMFLNEETIRDLVDKYLPKLISSVKQSNDVRGRIEYALTGYVSEIVRKPLYKHADSIGLDTVFSLKSSLVTAIQRAIGSEDISEKICTKLMDYVRANPDKTLGEIIEAAGLTETIEGKIRLMVRPSGDKLTGMICGFCEKVEVNNVYRYIPKKMFGRIKSMFIKQINGIVEKNLDRIVDSVNLPKITENRINSLNLYEVETLLFSFMSDSFKWINILGFVLGFLFGLAQMLFIYSIS, from the coding sequence TTGTCGCTGTCGCAAACGCTTAATTTCCTGCTTACCCCGCTTGCGATGGGGTTGGTGGGCTATGGTACGAACTGGCTGGCAATCAAAATGCTTTTCCGTCCCCACAGGGCATCTGTCCTGTCTTTCGGATGGCAGGGCGTTATCCCTAAAAACAGGGCAAAACTGGCGAGGGAGATCGGCCATCTGGTAGGCGACAAACTTCTGCGGAAGGACGACATCCGTGAGGCTTTCTTTAACCGTTCCGTTCAGGAGCGGATGGAGAGGGCTGTCGAGCACGAGATGATAGCCTTTCTGGAGAAGGACTACGGCACTCTGGCGGACATAATCGCCAAAACAGGCTATCAGCCCGAAACCGTTATCTCCGCTGCGCTGAGAACTCTCAACGCCGGCGGCATGCTGGACAGGATGTTCGATGCGGCGGCCGACGATATTTTACGTTCAGTCTACGGCTATAAGCTGAGCGGATTGCAGGACTATAAGGATGGCCTGAAAACCGCAATAGACAGCTTCCTTTCATCACAGAAACTTCAGGAGGAGACCGGAAACGCAGTCTCCGCCTATATCAATAATTTCGTGCTTTCCGGTAAATCTCTGGCGGATATAGTTCCGCAGACCATGACCGACAGGATTCCTGCATTTTCAAAATTCGTCACAGACAAGATTCTGGATTCACTGGAAACAGCCTTCGATGACCCCGAAGTGCGTGAGAAGACCGCAGTAAAGCTCATTGAAATGAAGAATAACCACTTCTCCGAGGGGACGGTTGACCAGATGAAGCTGGGCTTTCTCAATATGTTCCTGAACGAGGAGACCATCAGGGATCTGGTGGATAAATATCTTCCGAAGCTGATAAGTTCTGTCAAACAGAGCAACGATGTCAGAGGCCGTATAGAATACGCACTGACAGGTTATGTGAGCGAGATAGTCCGCAAACCGCTGTACAAACATGCGGACAGCATAGGGCTTGACACCGTGTTCAGCCTGAAAAGCTCTCTGGTGACAGCCATTCAGCGGGCGATAGGTTCAGAGGATATCTCTGAAAAGATATGCACGAAGCTTATGGACTACGTCCGGGCGAACCCTGACAAAACTCTTGGCGAGATAATCGAAGCGGCGGGACTGACAGAAACCATTGAAGGGAAGATACGCCTTATGGTGCGCCCGTCAGGCGATAAGCTGACAGGTATGATATGCGGATTTTGCGAAAAGGTCGAGGTCAACAACGTATACCGATATATCCCCAAAAAGATGTTCGGCCGTATAAAGTCGATGTTCATTAAACAGATAAACGGTATTGTCGAAAAAAATCTGGACAGGATAGTGGACTCTGTGAACCTGCCGAAGATAACCGAGAACCGCATCAACTCACTGAACCTTTACGAGGTTGAGACGCTGCTCTTTTCATTTATGAGCGACAGTTTCAAGTGGATAAATATTCTGGGATTTGTGCTGGGCTTTCTGTTCGGGCTTGCCCAGATGCTCTTTATTTACAGCATCTCCTGA
- a CDS encoding Ppx/GppA phosphatase family protein, translated as MRAAAIDIGSNAVRLMIADVEDGKIVNIVHKDRHVTKLAEVLSTKGILSDASIEKTMNALRLFAEAMTLHGAERFHAVATSAVREARNSNILIEAAGRLGINIQVIDGTVEAGLIFSGVCSAVDTTGRKALVFDIGGGSTEFIYAEPGQEHRKLSVPMGVVKMAERYDFSGVLDMEQMDRIRIPLFGVLNEVVNALDCKPDMLIGSAGTPTTLAAIEMHMENYDQIKVNGFDIKKHQIEKILEKLCAITAEERLLVPGMEAGRQEVLIPGILITLELMSILGIEDLTVSDFGLREGLVVAVANA; from the coding sequence ATGAGAGCAGCAGCTATAGATATCGGTTCAAATGCGGTCAGACTTATGATTGCGGACGTTGAAGACGGAAAGATAGTTAATATCGTACATAAAGACCGCCATGTGACAAAATTGGCGGAGGTTCTCAGCACAAAGGGAATCCTGAGCGACGCTTCCATCGAAAAGACAATGAACGCCCTCAGGCTGTTTGCCGAGGCTATGACCCTGCACGGAGCCGAAAGGTTTCATGCGGTGGCGACCAGTGCCGTTCGTGAGGCCAGAAACTCCAATATCCTCATCGAGGCGGCGGGCAGACTGGGCATAAATATTCAGGTGATTGACGGAACTGTTGAGGCGGGGCTGATATTCAGCGGCGTCTGTTCCGCCGTGGATACCACAGGCAGAAAGGCTCTGGTGTTCGACATAGGAGGCGGTTCAACCGAGTTCATCTATGCCGAACCGGGGCAGGAGCACAGAAAGCTGAGTGTACCAATGGGCGTTGTCAAGATGGCCGAACGGTATGATTTCAGCGGAGTGCTGGACATGGAGCAGATGGACAGAATACGCATCCCTCTGTTCGGGGTTCTTAACGAGGTGGTGAACGCCCTTGACTGCAAGCCCGACATGCTGATAGGTTCCGCAGGCACGCCCACAACCCTTGCTGCCATTGAAATGCATATGGAGAACTACGACCAGATAAAGGTCAACGGTTTTGACATAAAGAAACATCAGATTGAAAAGATACTGGAAAAACTCTGCGCAATTACGGCAGAGGAGAGGCTTCTGGTGCCCGGAATGGAAGCGGGCAGACAGGAGGTTCTCATCCCCGGTATACTTATTACCCTTGAGCTGATGAGCATATTGGGAATTGAAGATCTTACGGTGTCCGATTTCGGACTGAGGGAGGGACTCGTTGTCGCTGTCGCAAACGCTTAA